The genomic interval CCCGTGAGCCCCACGGTCAGCGCCTCTCAACGCGAGACAGTCCCCGGCATCCCGCCCGTGAGCCCCACGGTCAGCGCCTCTCAACGCGAGACCGTCCCCGGCATCCCGCCCGTCGCTCCGCCGCCTCCACCGCGTGACGCGTCCAGCGGACTCCCCTCGGTGAGCGCTCCGCCTCGCGTGCCCTCGGCTTCGGGCCCCGCGGCTGCGCGCCCACCCTCGGGACAGGCGCCCACGATTGGAGCCGCGCCGCGCGCGCCCATCATTCCGCCCGTGGTGGCCGGCGTCGCTCCGGGCGCGGCGGCCATCCCACCGCGACCGCCCGCCGAGGCGGCTCCAGCGCCGCGACCGCCCCCCGTCCTCGCCGTGGGCGCAGCGGGCCCCGCCACGCAGCCCACGCCGACGCCCACGCGACCGCCGTCGAGGCCCACCGCGTCGCTGCCGGCCCTCACCACGCCCGCCGCGCGCCCGCTCACCCCTCCGCCCATCGCTCGCCCCCCAGCGGTTCCCTCGGTCGGGGTCCCCTCGGTCGCGCCCGTGGTGCCCGCCATCGCGCCCGCCGTTTCCACCACGGTCGGAGCGCCTCCGCCTCCCCCGCCCCAGGCGCGCGGCCCCGGGCTCGACGCGGCCCAGCTCGCGGACCTCGCGTCGCGCTGCGCGAAGCTGGACCAGCTCGACTACTACGAGGTGCTCCTGCTGGAGAAGGCGGCGAGCCCCTCGGACATCAAGAAGGCCTTCTACCGGGAGAGCCGCACCTATCACCCGGACCGCTTCTTCCACCTCGACTCGAGGGAGCTGAAGGAGCAGGTCAACGAGCTCTACAAGCGCGTCACCGAGGCCTATTACGTCCTGCGCGACGACACGAAGCGCAAGAAGTACACGGCGGACATCACAGGCCCCGAGCGCGCCCAGAAGCTCCGATACACCGAGGCGTCCGAAGCCGAATCCAAGGCAGCCCAAAAGAAGGAGCAGGAAGAGCAGATCGGCACCCACCCCAAGGGGCGCCAGTTCTACCAACAGGCGCAGAAGGACCTCGACGCGGGCAACCCCTCCGCCGCCGAGCGGAACCTGAAGATGGCGCTCACGTACGAGCCCGCCAACGCGCGCTACAAGGAGCGTCTGGCGGACGTTCAGAAGCGACTGTCGGACGAGGCCAAGAACAAGGGCGAGTCGTTCAAGATTCGCTGACGGCCAACGACGACGGGAGCCGCATTCGCATGGGCATCGACCTCACCATCCTCGGACTGGTGCTCTTCTTCGGCCTCTTGGGGGCCGCATCGGGCGCCGCCAAGCAGGTGGCCAACGCGGCCGGCCTGGCGCTCGGGTACTTCACCTCGCGCCAGCTCGCCTCCGTGCTGGGCCCCAAAGTGGCCACGGCCATGGGCGTGCCGCTCCTGGCGGGCACCCTCACCGCGACCGTGCTCGTCTTCGTCTGCGTGTGGCTGGCCGTGCGCTATGCGTTGGGCGCGCTGATCCTCCGGTTCCTCTCGGGAAACCGCCCGGACGAGCGCGGCGCGGACCGCGCGCTGGGCTTCGCGCTGGGCGGGGCGAAGGTCACCGCCATCATCTGGGTGGCCCTGAGCGCCCTCACCTTCTTCGAGCAGCACGTCGTCGTCGCGGGCAAGCACCTGGGCGTCGCGCCGAAGGACTCGCTCTCCTTCCAGCTCGCCCGCCGCTTCAACCTGTTCGAGATGACGCAGTTCGCGCCCCTGGCGGACCTCGTCCGCGTGGCGCAGGCCTCGACGGATCCCCAGCGCGCCGCGAAGCTCCAGGACGACCCTGCCTTCAAGGCCCTGCGCAAGGACCCGCGCTTCCAGCGCGCCCTTCAGGACAAGGAGCTGCGCGAGGCCCTGGCCCGCGGAGACACGCGCGCCCTGCTCCGCAACGACCTCATCCTCCAGCTCGTCCAGGACCCGGACATCGCGGCCCGCCTCGGCGCCGCGGCCCGCGCGTCGCAGCGCCCATAACGCCCCCTCGCGCGTGCCCGAGGGCCGCGGGAGCATGGCCCCCGCGACCCCGTCCCAAGCCTCACGCGTCCAGCCACGAGGCATCCAGCCCGCGCAGCCGCTCGCGCACGTAGTCCGCGTCCACGCTGACGCGGCGGTGCTTGCGCTCCGGCGCCTCGAACAGGATGTCCGCCAGCACGTGCTCCATGATGGAGCGCAGCCCGCGCGCGCCCAGGCCTCGGTGCTCCGCGTAGCGCACCACCTCGCGCAGCCCCGACTCAGGGAACTCCAGCGCCACGTCGTCCAGCGCGAGCAGCTCCTTGAACTCGCGGGTGATGGCGTCCGGCGGCTCGGTGAGCACGCGCAAGAGCTCCGGCTCCGCCAGCCGCTCCAGCTGCACCATCACCGGCAGGCGCCCCAGGAACTCGGCCAGCATGCCGAAGTCCACCAACTGCCGCGTGGTGACGCGCCGGGAGGCGCGCCGCGCCGCCTCGTCCGAGCCGAAGCCCATGGCCCTGGCGCCCTCCTCCAGCCCCTCGTGCAGGTCGCTGAACGTGCCCGCGCAGATGAAGAGGATGTCGCGCGTGTCCACCTGCACGAAGTCCCCCTTGTTGAACGCCTGGGTGACGTTCATGGGGACGAAGAGCTCGCGGCCCTCCAGCATCTTCAGGAGCGACTGCTGCACCCCTTCACCGCCGATGTCGCGGCTGCCCGCGCCGTTGCGCGCGCCCTGTGAGCGCCGGGCAATCTTGTCCACCTCGTCGATGAAGATGATCCCGCGCTCGGTGTCTTCCAGCGAGTGGTTCGCCTTGAAGAGCAGGTCGGACACCATCACCTCCACGTCCTTCCCGTAGTACCCGGCCTCCGTGTACTCGGTGGCGTCCACCGTCGTGAACGGCACCCGGAGGATGTCCGCCAGGTTGCGCGCGATGTGCGTCTTTCCACTCCCGGTCGGCCCCACCATCAGGATGTTGGATTTCTGGATGAGCGACTGTCGACGCAGCGAGCGAGCCTGCACACGCTTCAAGTGGTTGTGCGCCGCGATGGCCACCGCGCGCCGTGCCGCGTCCTGCCCGATGACGAAACGGCCCAGGCGCTCGTAGATCTCCCGAGGCGTCAGGAGTGTGTCTTCCTTGCGTGCGGACGACTCCATGTAACCTCCCCTTCTGTCCACGCGACCTCCCTCTCTGCGGAAGAAGTTTAGGAATCCGATGGCGAGGCGGCCCGTACGGGCGATGCCACGCCGACGTCACCGACGCCTGCTCGCCCACTCCCCGTGCTGGCGGAGACTTGAATGCAGGGGGGGTTTCCGATACTTCCGGCGCCCCTCCACTGTTCCGTGGAGCCACCCCCTCTCCGGAGGCATAGAACCGCCGATGCCCGCACCCGCCACTCAGCACCGCTGGTCCCTCGCCGATGCCCACGAGCTCTACGGAATCCGGAACTGGGGCAATCCCTACTTCGGCATCAACGAAAAGGGCCATGTGTGCGTCCACCCGGACGGGCCCACGGCCCCCAGCATGGACCTCAAGGAGCTGGTGGATGAGGTGCGCCGCCGAGGCATCGGGCTTCCGCTGCTGATCCGCTTCACGGACGTGCTGCGCCACCGCGTCGTCCACCTCAACGAGGCCTTCCGCAAGGCCATCGCGGATCAGGCCTACAAGGGCCCGTACCGCGGCGTCTTCCCCATCAAGGTCAACCAGCACCGCTACGTGGTGGAGACCATCATCGAGGCGGGCAAGGGCTACGACTACGGCCTCGAGGCCGGCAGCAAGCCCGAGCTGCTCGCGGTGATGGCGCTGCTCGACAACGAGGACGCGCTCGTCATCTGCAACGGCTACAAGGACGAGGAGTACATCGAGACGGCGCTCTTCTACTCGCGCCTGGGCCGCAAGGTCATCCTCGTGGTGGAGAAGCCCAGCGAGCTGCCCCTCATCGCCGAGGTGGCGCGCCGCACGGGCATCACCCCGCGCCTGGGGGTGCGCGTGAAGCTGTCCACCCGCGGCGCCGGCAAGTGGGAGGCCAGCGGTGGAGATCGCTCCAAGTTCGGCCTGTCCTCCTCCGAGCTGATGAGCTGCATCGGCTTCATGAAGGACACGGGCCTGTTGCCCTCCTTCGAGCTTCTGCACTTCCACCTGGGCAGCCAGATCTCCAACATCCGCAACGTGAAGAACGCGCTGCGCGAGGTGGGCTGCTTCTACGTGGAGGTGGCGCGCCAGGGTGCGCCGCTGAAGTACCTGGACGTGGGCGGCGGCCTGGGCGTGGACTACGACGGCTCCCAGACGAACTTCTCCTCGTCCATGAACTACACGACGGAGGAGTACGCCAACGACGTGGTGTTCGGAGTGATGGAGGCGTGCGACCGCGCCGGCGTCCCGCACCCCACGCTCGTCTCCGAGTCCGGCCGCGCCATCGTCGCGCACCACGCCGTGCTGGTGGTGGACGTGCTGGGCACCAGCGAGTTCGACCCCGCGCAGGTCCACGACAAGGTGGAGGACAAGGCGCCTTCCGTCGTGCGCAACCTCGCGTCCACCTTCCGCGAGGTCACCAACAAGAACCTCATCGAGGCGTACCACGACGCCCAGGACGCCAAGGAAGAGAGCCTCACGCTCTTCTCACTCGGCCACCTGTCGCTGGAGCAGCGCGTGGCCGCGGAGAACATCTACTGGGCCACGTGCCACAAGATCCTCCGCATCGCGCGCGAGGCGGGCGAAATCCCCGAGGAGCTCGAGTCGCTGGAGAAGCAGCTCAGCGACACGTACTTCTGCAACTTCTCCGTGTTCCAGTCGCTGCCGGACTCGTGGGCCATCGATCAGCTCTTCCCGATGATGCCCATCCACCGGCTGGCGGAGAAGCCGACCCGGCGCGCCACGCTGGCGGACATCACCTGCGACTCGGACGGGAAGATCGAGCACTTCATCGACAAGCGCGAGGTGAAAGACGCGCTGGAGCTGCACGCGCTCAACGACGACGACTACTACCTGGGCATCTTCCTGGTGGGCGCGTACCAGGAGATCCTCGGCGACCTGCACAACCTCTTCGGAGACACGCACACGGTGCAGGTGTCGCTGGCGCCCAACGGTGGCTACCTCATCGACCACGTCGTGGCCGGTGACACGGTGACCGAGGTGCTCAACTACGTCAGCTACAACAAGGATGACCTGGTCGCGAAGCTGCGCCGGTTCACCGAGGCGGCGCTGCGCAACGGCCGCATCACCCTGGACGAGTCGCGCAACCTGCTGCGCATCTACGAGGATGGCCTCTCCGGGTACACCTACCTGGAGCGCGAGGTGGACGCGAAGTTCACCTCCGCCAGCCAGCTTCGCCTGGTGCCGCTGCCGGACGCCACGCGCGGACCGAACAACGGCGGCGACGTGTCCCCCTCGGGGACCTGAGCCACACGCCTTCCGCCCCGCCGATTCACGCAGGCGGGGCGGACGCCGGAGGGCAACGTAGGCCCTCCGGCTCCTCCCGGAACAGCCGCGCGCCTCAGTCCGGGTAGGTGAAGGTCATCGGCACCTTCACGTCCGGATGCAGGCTGCGCGCCACCGGGCACTCGTGGGCAATCTGCTCCAGCCGGGCGCGATGCTCGCGAGA from Myxococcaceae bacterium JPH2 carries:
- a CDS encoding DnaJ domain-containing protein, whose amino-acid sequence is MGAAGPATQPTPTPTRPPSRPTASLPALTTPAARPLTPPPIARPPAVPSVGVPSVAPVVPAIAPAVSTTVGAPPPPPPQARGPGLDAAQLADLASRCAKLDQLDYYEVLLLEKAASPSDIKKAFYRESRTYHPDRFFHLDSRELKEQVNELYKRVTEAYYVLRDDTKRKKYTADITGPERAQKLRYTEASEAESKAAQKKEQEEQIGTHPKGRQFYQQAQKDLDAGNPSAAERNLKMALTYEPANARYKERLADVQKRLSDEAKNKGESFKIR
- a CDS encoding CvpA family protein, giving the protein MGIDLTILGLVLFFGLLGAASGAAKQVANAAGLALGYFTSRQLASVLGPKVATAMGVPLLAGTLTATVLVFVCVWLAVRYALGALILRFLSGNRPDERGADRALGFALGGAKVTAIIWVALSALTFFEQHVVVAGKHLGVAPKDSLSFQLARRFNLFEMTQFAPLADLVRVAQASTDPQRAAKLQDDPAFKALRKDPRFQRALQDKELREALARGDTRALLRNDLILQLVQDPDIAARLGAAARASQRP
- the clpX gene encoding ATP-dependent Clp protease ATP-binding subunit ClpX: MESSARKEDTLLTPREIYERLGRFVIGQDAARRAVAIAAHNHLKRVQARSLRRQSLIQKSNILMVGPTGSGKTHIARNLADILRVPFTTVDATEYTEAGYYGKDVEVMVSDLLFKANHSLEDTERGIIFIDEVDKIARRSQGARNGAGSRDIGGEGVQQSLLKMLEGRELFVPMNVTQAFNKGDFVQVDTRDILFICAGTFSDLHEGLEEGARAMGFGSDEAARRASRRVTTRQLVDFGMLAEFLGRLPVMVQLERLAEPELLRVLTEPPDAITREFKELLALDDVALEFPESGLREVVRYAEHRGLGARGLRSIMEHVLADILFEAPERKHRRVSVDADYVRERLRGLDASWLDA
- the speA gene encoding biosynthetic arginine decarboxylase; protein product: MPAPATQHRWSLADAHELYGIRNWGNPYFGINEKGHVCVHPDGPTAPSMDLKELVDEVRRRGIGLPLLIRFTDVLRHRVVHLNEAFRKAIADQAYKGPYRGVFPIKVNQHRYVVETIIEAGKGYDYGLEAGSKPELLAVMALLDNEDALVICNGYKDEEYIETALFYSRLGRKVILVVEKPSELPLIAEVARRTGITPRLGVRVKLSTRGAGKWEASGGDRSKFGLSSSELMSCIGFMKDTGLLPSFELLHFHLGSQISNIRNVKNALREVGCFYVEVARQGAPLKYLDVGGGLGVDYDGSQTNFSSSMNYTTEEYANDVVFGVMEACDRAGVPHPTLVSESGRAIVAHHAVLVVDVLGTSEFDPAQVHDKVEDKAPSVVRNLASTFREVTNKNLIEAYHDAQDAKEESLTLFSLGHLSLEQRVAAENIYWATCHKILRIAREAGEIPEELESLEKQLSDTYFCNFSVFQSLPDSWAIDQLFPMMPIHRLAEKPTRRATLADITCDSDGKIEHFIDKREVKDALELHALNDDDYYLGIFLVGAYQEILGDLHNLFGDTHTVQVSLAPNGGYLIDHVVAGDTVTEVLNYVSYNKDDLVAKLRRFTEAALRNGRITLDESRNLLRIYEDGLSGYTYLEREVDAKFTSASQLRLVPLPDATRGPNNGGDVSPSGT